The genomic stretch AGGACGGTGTTCTCCGGCGCGACGCCGTACTTGCTGGGTTCGCCGGAGGTGTTCACCTCCAACAGCACTTCTATGGTTCGGCCCAGTTGGCCGGCGCGGGTATCGATCTCTTTGGCCACTTGCAGCGAGTCCACCGATTCGATCACGGAAAAAATTTCGCACGCACGTTTGACTTTGTTGCTTTGCAGGTGACCCACCAGATGCCAGACGACTTCGCGATCCAGTTCTTTCGCTTTGTCCGCCGCTTCCTGTACCCGATTTTCCCCGATCACGCGAACGCCTGCATCAATGGCCTCGCGGATGCGCGACGTTGGCACTGTCTTGGTAACCGCGACCAGTTCCACTTCCTGCACCGCTCGTCCGCTGCGCAAACACGCAGCGGCTATTTGTTGCCGGATGTGGATCAAATTCTCGTGTACAATAGCCATGTCTCTGTTATTTTAGGACATGAAATTTACCTTTAATATTGATAAAATGCAATCAAAATGTTCCATCCTTCGGCCTCCCCTATCTCAAATCCGTTCCGACGTTTCCAACATAATATCCCGGATGCCGAGTTTATCCTTGTTTTGCAGATTTATTTTTTTTACTTTTCATCCGGAAAATACAACGCCCCGAAGGCGGGCTGGTCCGTGGTGGCCGCGGATGAATAGATCATCTACCCAGAACCCTTTGAGATGACCCTGCCTGCTCAACAGAAAAATGTAATTTAACGAATTACGGACGCCCCTGCTCAGTCAATGGAACGGTATGGAAATACGACTGCTTAGGAACCAAATCCGGCTTGTGAACAGATTTCGCCGCGTTGCAGCCGCCGTACCCATGCTTCTCACACTCCCCCTGCTGCTGATCCTCGCCAGCCAGAGCGTGTCGCAATCCAAACATCTTTATGCCGATCCGAAACGCCGCCTGC from bacterium encodes the following:
- a CDS encoding YggS family pyridoxal phosphate-dependent enzyme → MAIVHENLIHIRQQIAAACLRSGRAVQEVELVAVTKTVPTSRIREAIDAGVRVIGENRVQEAADKAKELDREVVWHLVGHLQSNKVKRACEIFSVIESVDSLQVAKEIDTRAGQLGRTIEVLLEVNTSGEPSKYGVAPENTVL